In one Pseudomonas purpurea genomic region, the following are encoded:
- the mltF gene encoding membrane-bound lytic murein transglycosylase MltF has translation MFSPTALRPRYAKWLFATGLFLMLSGCVDKPNTLERVKEDGVLRVVTRNSPATYFQDRNGETGFEYELVKRFAEDLGVELKIETADNLDDLYGQLGKPNGPVLAAAGLVSSEKRKAQVRFSHPYLEVTPQIIYRNGQSRPTKPADLVGKKIMVLKGSTHAEQLAELKQKNPGIEYEESDAVEVVDLLRMVDEGQIDLTLVDSNEVAMNQVYFPNVRVAFDLGDASNQSWAVAAGEDNSLLNEINTYLDKVQKNGTLQRLKDRYYGHVDVLGYMGATTFAQHLQQRLPKYEQHFKTFAKKEQVDWRLLAAIGYQESLWQPAVTSKTGVRGLMMLTQNTAQAMGVSNRLDAKQSIMGGAKYLAYMKEQLDDSIQEPDRTWFALAAYNVGSGHLDDARKLAAKEGLNPDKWLDVKKILPRLSQKQWYSKTRYGYARGGEPVHFVANIRRYYDILTWVTQPQLEGNQVAEGSLHVPGIDKTKPPEENRPL, from the coding sequence ATGTTTTCCCCAACGGCTTTGCGTCCGCGATACGCCAAATGGCTCTTCGCAACCGGACTCTTCCTGATGCTCAGTGGCTGTGTTGATAAACCCAACACACTGGAGCGCGTAAAGGAGGATGGCGTGCTGCGGGTGGTTACCCGCAACAGTCCCGCCACCTACTTCCAGGATCGTAACGGTGAAACCGGCTTCGAATACGAGCTGGTGAAGCGCTTTGCCGAAGATCTGGGGGTGGAGCTAAAAATTGAAACCGCCGATAACCTGGACGACCTCTACGGGCAGTTAGGCAAACCCAACGGCCCGGTGCTGGCTGCTGCCGGTCTGGTCAGCAGCGAAAAACGCAAGGCACAGGTCAGGTTTTCCCACCCGTACCTGGAAGTCACCCCGCAGATCATCTACCGCAACGGTCAGTCGCGGCCCACCAAACCCGCCGACCTGGTGGGCAAAAAAATCATGGTGCTCAAGGGCAGCACCCACGCCGAACAATTGGCAGAGCTGAAACAGAAAAATCCCGGCATTGAATACGAAGAGTCCGACGCCGTTGAAGTCGTCGACCTGCTGCGCATGGTCGATGAAGGTCAGATCGATCTGACACTGGTCGACTCCAACGAAGTGGCGATGAACCAGGTCTACTTCCCTAATGTGCGGGTCGCCTTCGACCTGGGTGACGCCAGCAACCAGAGCTGGGCAGTCGCTGCCGGCGAGGACAACAGCCTGCTCAACGAGATCAACACCTACCTCGACAAGGTGCAGAAGAACGGCACCCTGCAACGCCTCAAGGATCGCTATTACGGGCACGTCGACGTACTCGGCTACATGGGCGCCACCACGTTCGCCCAGCACTTGCAGCAACGGCTACCCAAGTACGAACAGCACTTCAAGACGTTCGCCAAGAAAGAACAGGTCGACTGGCGCCTGCTGGCGGCGATTGGTTACCAGGAGTCGTTGTGGCAACCGGCGGTCACCTCCAAGACCGGCGTTCGCGGCCTGATGATGCTGACCCAGAACACCGCGCAGGCCATGGGCGTGTCCAATCGACTGGACGCCAAACAAAGCATCATGGGCGGCGCAAAGTACCTGGCGTACATGAAGGAGCAACTGGACGATTCAATCCAGGAACCGGACCGCACATGGTTTGCGCTGGCAGCCTACAACGTTGGCAGCGGTCACCTGGATGACGCACGCAAACTCGCGGCCAAAGAAGGTCTGAACCCGGACAAGTGGCTGGACGTGAAAAAGATCCTGCCGCGCCTGTCGCAGAAACAGTGGTACAGCAAGACACGCTACGGCTATGCCCGTGGCGGTGAGCCGGTGCACTTTGTCGCGAACATCCGTCGCTACTACGACATTCTGACCTGGGTCACGCAGCCGCAGCTTGAAGGCAATCAGGTGGCCGAAGGCAGCCTGCACGTGCCGGGCATCGACAAGACCAAGCCGCCGGAAGAAAACCGACCGCTTTAA